A section of the Tumebacillus amylolyticus genome encodes:
- a CDS encoding LysM peptidoglycan-binding domain-containing protein gives MKVYSVQKGDSMWKISKMWSIPLDQLIAANPQIANPDQIDVGMQINIPGTGMSPGEPEVTPTPDATDEGGAVPAPTAELPEPAPAPTPAPAEPQAYPSVPKWEGLWKYVVKHGDDVLKIAKQVGVTIEMLKAANPQLAHTLHLDKIYPGQVLNIPSSGMKPKTSNPGMTKEQMTAPVAPVSPFTTQEQLTTPKEMVTMEKPINITPPPMPVEMPMPAPAPMTPHIDLNLQYAPHKDSHNNTNINWQLQNLKPQVQAPVVMPQEHHYMHHHPMVMMYIPVSTKKKHKKKCHKKVKKCGCHQQHHHHPHAEHMHHQMLMASMINQQHIGMMPKTFYRDED, from the coding sequence TTGAAAGTCTACAGCGTCCAGAAAGGCGATTCCATGTGGAAGATCTCCAAGATGTGGAGTATTCCCTTGGATCAACTGATCGCCGCCAATCCCCAGATTGCAAACCCCGATCAAATAGACGTCGGTATGCAAATCAACATCCCGGGCACGGGCATGTCGCCGGGTGAACCTGAGGTCACCCCAACTCCTGATGCAACCGATGAAGGCGGAGCAGTACCGGCTCCGACGGCAGAACTCCCTGAACCGGCCCCCGCGCCGACACCAGCCCCTGCCGAACCGCAAGCGTACCCGTCCGTTCCAAAATGGGAAGGGCTTTGGAAGTACGTGGTCAAACATGGTGACGATGTGCTGAAAATCGCCAAGCAAGTCGGCGTCACCATCGAGATGTTGAAAGCTGCCAACCCGCAGTTGGCGCACACGCTGCACTTGGATAAGATCTATCCCGGCCAAGTGCTGAACATCCCCTCGTCCGGGATGAAACCCAAAACCAGCAATCCCGGCATGACCAAAGAGCAAATGACCGCCCCGGTCGCTCCGGTTTCGCCGTTCACTACCCAAGAACAACTTACCACGCCGAAGGAGATGGTCACGATGGAAAAACCGATCAACATCACCCCGCCGCCGATGCCCGTAGAAATGCCGATGCCTGCTCCGGCCCCGATGACCCCGCACATCGATTTGAACCTGCAATACGCGCCGCACAAAGACAGCCATAACAACACCAACATCAACTGGCAGCTGCAAAACCTCAAACCGCAAGTTCAGGCGCCGGTGGTCATGCCGCAAGAGCATCACTACATGCACCATCACCCGATGGTGATGATGTACATCCCGGTCTCCACCAAGAAAAAGCACAAAAAGAAATGCCACAAAAAAGTCAAAAAATGCGGATGCCATCAACAACACCACCATCACCCGCACGCAGAACACATGCACCATCAAATGCTGATGGCGTCCATGATCAACCAGCAACACATCGGCATGATGCCGAAGACGTTCTACCGCGACGAAGACTAA
- the sigI gene encoding RNA polymerase sigma factor SigI gives MGILPFRRKKADETTDLHQLLTRTRSGDEEARNQILRDYIPFVAKSASQATGRYIRRGQDDEFSVALTAFNEAIERYDLDRGTSFLAFADTVIKRRLIDYFRSKQAKGRDLPFSDFEVEDEEDNIINYVEVQKSVEQHQKQLETDARREEIMRFTTMLMDFEISMDELVDISPKHQDARENAIEVAKALVAQPELRDYLITKKSLPLKALMNHVAVSRKTIERQRKYIIAVSLILIGDFDMLQDYIM, from the coding sequence GTGGGTATCTTACCGTTCCGACGCAAAAAAGCGGACGAAACGACTGACCTCCATCAGTTGCTGACCCGCACACGAAGCGGAGATGAGGAAGCACGCAACCAGATCCTGAGAGACTACATTCCGTTTGTGGCCAAAAGCGCCTCCCAAGCTACGGGACGGTACATTCGCCGGGGGCAGGACGACGAGTTCAGTGTTGCACTCACCGCCTTTAACGAAGCGATTGAACGCTATGATTTGGACCGCGGCACGAGTTTCTTGGCGTTTGCCGACACGGTGATCAAGCGTCGCCTGATCGACTATTTCCGTTCGAAACAGGCGAAGGGACGCGATCTGCCGTTCTCGGACTTTGAAGTCGAAGATGAGGAAGACAACATCATCAACTACGTCGAAGTGCAGAAGTCGGTCGAACAACATCAAAAGCAACTGGAAACAGATGCGCGACGTGAGGAGATCATGCGGTTCACCACGATGCTGATGGACTTTGAGATCTCCATGGACGAATTGGTCGACATCTCGCCCAAGCACCAAGATGCGCGCGAAAACGCAATTGAAGTGGCAAAGGCTTTGGTCGCACAGCCCGAACTTCGGGATTATCTCATCACGAAAAAGTCACTACCCCTGAAGGCACTGATGAATCATGTGGCAGTTTCCCGCAAGACGATCGAACGACAGCGCAAATACATCATTGCGGTTTCGTTGATCCTGATCGGAGACTTCGACATGCTGCAAGATTACATCATGTAG
- a CDS encoding SDR family oxidoreductase, which translates to MDLGLKDKVVLVSAGSKGLGRAVATEYAREGAKVMLASRSEEDLAKTAREITAETGAEVDFCVTNLSKRADIDALYAKTVERFGRLDVLVTNAGGPPAGTFENFEDDVWEQAFQANLMNVVRLVRGALPHFRAVGGGRIVNITSTSIKQPIEGLILSNTYRAGINALAKSLSVELAPESILVNTIAPGRIATDRITELDGLRASATGLSQEEVRIGNERLIPMGRYGTPDEFARTAVFLGSYANTYVTGQSVLIDGGMVRAL; encoded by the coding sequence ATGGATCTCGGGTTGAAAGATAAAGTGGTACTGGTTTCAGCAGGCAGCAAAGGTCTCGGTCGTGCCGTGGCAACCGAATACGCACGCGAAGGGGCCAAGGTCATGCTTGCCTCGCGCAGTGAGGAAGATTTGGCGAAAACCGCGCGTGAAATCACCGCAGAAACGGGCGCAGAGGTTGATTTCTGTGTGACGAACCTGTCCAAACGTGCAGACATCGACGCGCTGTATGCGAAAACTGTGGAGCGTTTCGGGCGACTCGATGTGCTCGTCACCAACGCCGGCGGTCCTCCGGCGGGCACGTTTGAAAACTTCGAAGACGATGTGTGGGAGCAAGCGTTCCAAGCGAATCTCATGAACGTGGTGCGACTCGTGCGCGGAGCCTTGCCGCACTTCCGGGCTGTGGGCGGCGGACGGATCGTCAACATCACCTCGACGTCGATCAAGCAACCGATTGAAGGTCTCATCCTCTCGAACACCTATCGTGCCGGCATCAACGCACTGGCGAAGTCGCTGTCTGTAGAACTCGCTCCGGAGAGCATCCTCGTCAACACCATCGCACCGGGTCGCATCGCGACCGACCGTATCACGGAACTGGACGGGCTGCGGGCTTCTGCTACCGGCCTCTCCCAAGAAGAAGTTCGCATCGGCAACGAACGCCTCATCCCGATGGGTCGTTACGGCACCCCCGATGAATTCGCCCGCACGGCGGTGTTCCTCGGTTCTTACGCGAATACCTACGTCACGGGTCAATCGGTCCTCATCGACGGCGGCATGGTACGCGCGCTGTAG
- the ruvA gene encoding Holliday junction branch migration protein RuvA encodes MIAFVEGPVEIQELDHVVLNVNGVGYRVFTTGTTAYQSNLGDKLRLYTHHHIREDAHLLFGFNTREECELFGRLNNVSGIGPKVAMAIIGAGSPGQVVFAVRNEDVDFLTKLPGVGKKTAQRLILDLKDKLDDLASVFPTTPLSQTQKAPSKSKGLGTELFEALLALGYNEKEAHGAVRDIAGEVEPGMKLEDQIKLALKQLMRM; translated from the coding sequence GTGATCGCATTCGTCGAAGGCCCTGTCGAAATTCAAGAGCTCGACCACGTCGTGCTCAACGTAAACGGCGTCGGGTACCGCGTGTTCACCACGGGAACCACCGCGTACCAAAGCAACCTCGGAGACAAACTTCGTCTCTACACGCATCATCACATTCGCGAGGACGCCCACCTGCTGTTCGGGTTCAACACACGGGAGGAGTGCGAACTGTTCGGTCGTTTGAACAACGTCTCCGGAATTGGGCCCAAAGTCGCGATGGCGATCATCGGCGCCGGGTCTCCCGGTCAAGTGGTGTTTGCCGTGCGCAACGAGGACGTGGATTTTTTGACAAAGTTGCCGGGAGTCGGAAAAAAAACCGCCCAGCGCCTGATTCTCGACCTCAAAGACAAGCTGGACGACCTGGCGTCCGTTTTCCCGACCACACCTTTGTCTCAGACACAAAAAGCGCCGTCTAAGTCTAAAGGTCTAGGAACAGAGCTATTTGAGGCACTTTTGGCCCTCGGGTATAATGAGAAGGAAGCGCACGGGGCTGTCCGCGACATCGCGGGCGAAGTAGAGCCGGGCATGAAGCTGGAAGACCAGATCAAGCTCGCACTCAAACAGCTGATGCGTATGTAG
- a CDS encoding MDR family MFS transporter produces MSGVRRLWYRYDRTVWIRVLGTVLTTVAGFMIRPFLSLYLFDKMNGDLLITALIIGLQPATGLIAGLYAGGLADRYGRKPVMVAAALIEAISIFGFIWADSILAFALLTILNGLCGSLFFPAASAQVADVVPEEKRAEVFALLHTALNVGAACGPLIGVAIYKVNPGIAFTICACAFLLNALLIMWQIPETLPPEVRAKALEAKRNPAVKTPRLKIREHKLLFYMTAATLPVSLLYTQVESIFPQHLKTMFSTDYLDVFATLMTINGAMVVLCQIVIARFSEKFPIQRVILIAYLLLACTAIGYAWSNAFLLFVVAEILFTFGEMMNGPQMQKAISVMAPPELMGRYFAVFGANWGICGAVGPLIGAFAFQHLGGNWWYTIISVLLVLAAILQSRNAKRALTGTKTAAVVQEKKDLPALS; encoded by the coding sequence ATGAGTGGTGTTCGAAGGCTTTGGTACCGATACGACCGAACGGTCTGGATTCGCGTGCTCGGCACGGTCTTGACGACGGTTGCCGGGTTTATGATTCGACCGTTTTTGTCCTTGTATTTGTTTGACAAGATGAACGGGGATCTGCTGATTACCGCGTTGATCATCGGGTTGCAGCCCGCGACAGGTCTGATCGCCGGCCTCTATGCGGGGGGACTTGCCGACCGATACGGACGCAAGCCTGTGATGGTGGCGGCGGCGTTGATTGAAGCAATTTCGATCTTCGGCTTCATCTGGGCCGATTCGATTCTGGCGTTTGCTCTGCTTACGATCTTGAACGGGTTGTGCGGGTCGTTGTTCTTCCCGGCGGCAAGTGCGCAGGTGGCGGACGTTGTGCCGGAAGAGAAGCGCGCCGAAGTTTTTGCCCTGCTGCACACCGCGCTGAATGTCGGCGCGGCATGCGGGCCGTTGATCGGGGTGGCGATTTACAAAGTCAATCCGGGGATTGCGTTTACGATCTGCGCCTGCGCGTTTCTGCTGAACGCATTGCTCATCATGTGGCAGATACCGGAAACTCTGCCGCCGGAAGTTCGCGCAAAAGCTCTGGAAGCGAAGCGCAACCCGGCGGTGAAAACTCCGCGTCTGAAAATTCGCGAACACAAGTTGCTGTTCTACATGACGGCGGCGACGTTGCCGGTGTCTCTGCTCTACACGCAGGTCGAGTCGATTTTCCCGCAGCATCTGAAGACGATGTTCTCGACCGATTATCTCGATGTGTTCGCAACGCTGATGACGATCAACGGCGCGATGGTCGTGCTCTGCCAGATCGTGATCGCCCGCTTCTCGGAGAAGTTTCCGATCCAGCGCGTCATTCTCATCGCGTATCTGTTGCTGGCGTGTACCGCCATCGGGTATGCGTGGTCCAATGCGTTCCTGCTGTTCGTCGTCGCGGAAATTCTGTTCACGTTCGGCGAGATGATGAACGGACCGCAGATGCAAAAAGCGATCTCCGTCATGGCCCCGCCGGAATTGATGGGCCGCTACTTTGCGGTGTTCGGTGCCAACTGGGGCATCTGCGGGGCGGTCGGGCCGTTGATCGGGGCGTTTGCGTTCCAACATCTCGGGGGCAATTGGTGGTATACGATCATCTCCGTGCTGCTGGTTTTGGCGGCGATCCTGCAGTCCCGCAACGCCAAGCGCGCGCTGACGGGAACGAAAACGGCTGCCGTGGTGCAAGAAAAAAAGGATCTACCAGCTCTCAGCTGA
- the ruvC gene encoding crossover junction endodeoxyribonuclease RuvC translates to MRILGIDPGYGRTGYGVVDSIGNRIKSVEYGCIETKPHTPLPDRLVDIYGAVREVIARLQPEAVAVEQIFFSKSVTTAIDVAQARGVVLLAAREAGLPLAEYTPMQVKQSVAGYGKADKKQMQEMVRMFLGLANIPKPDDAADALAVAITHAHNAPFLNRVERMKLK, encoded by the coding sequence ATGCGAATCTTAGGAATTGACCCCGGCTACGGGCGCACGGGTTACGGTGTCGTGGACTCGATTGGCAACCGGATCAAGTCGGTCGAATATGGCTGTATCGAAACCAAACCACATACCCCGCTCCCCGATCGCCTCGTAGACATCTACGGTGCCGTCCGAGAAGTGATCGCCCGCCTGCAACCGGAAGCGGTCGCCGTGGAGCAGATTTTCTTCTCCAAATCTGTCACCACCGCCATCGACGTCGCCCAAGCGCGCGGCGTCGTCTTGCTCGCAGCTCGCGAAGCAGGGCTTCCGCTCGCCGAATATACCCCGATGCAAGTCAAGCAATCGGTCGCCGGCTACGGCAAAGCTGACAAAAAACAAATGCAGGAAATGGTGCGGATGTTCCTCGGCCTCGCAAACATCCCGAAGCCGGACGACGCCGCCGATGCGCTCGCCGTTGCGATTACACACGCGCACAACGCCCCCTTCCTGAATCGGGTGGAAAGGATGAAGCTCAAGTGA
- a CDS encoding VTT domain-containing protein codes for MPKPRKGRFSKWWLLVVYVLIAATAFTYKSPLLAWIQGGGSEHIFFLYLMGTFFALVPVVPFGVIGGVMGATYGVWAGGAFNWSVSLTGSLLMFLAFRYLFAERGRRALEKFSVVERFNERLEQDAFLAILFTRMIPIVPAYVVNVYAALVGVPFRTFVLASALGKIPLNFLFAYLGEQLFTSWRNIGVVVIAYALFLSLVYWLYRRWTGIKKGSIS; via the coding sequence GTGCCGAAGCCTCGCAAGGGTCGTTTTTCAAAATGGTGGTTGCTTGTCGTCTACGTCCTCATCGCAGCGACTGCGTTTACCTACAAAAGCCCGCTGCTCGCTTGGATTCAAGGAGGCGGGAGCGAGCACATTTTTTTCCTCTACTTAATGGGGACGTTCTTCGCTCTCGTGCCGGTCGTTCCGTTTGGCGTAATCGGTGGAGTGATGGGGGCGACGTATGGCGTCTGGGCGGGTGGTGCTTTTAACTGGTCGGTGTCTCTGACCGGCTCGTTGCTGATGTTTCTCGCGTTTCGCTATCTGTTCGCCGAACGCGGACGTCGGGCACTGGAAAAGTTCTCCGTCGTGGAGCGCTTCAATGAACGCTTGGAGCAAGATGCGTTTCTCGCGATCCTCTTCACCCGCATGATCCCGATCGTGCCCGCCTATGTCGTCAACGTCTACGCCGCGCTGGTCGGAGTGCCGTTTCGCACGTTCGTGCTCGCCAGCGCCCTCGGCAAGATTCCGCTCAACTTCCTGTTCGCCTACCTCGGAGAACAACTGTTCACGTCGTGGCGCAACATCGGAGTGGTCGTCATCGCCTATGCGCTTTTTCTCAGCCTCGTCTACTGGCTGTACCGCCGTTGGACGGGCATAAAAAAAGGATCTATCAGCTGA
- a CDS encoding phosphotransferase: MIAKLEQGFGLRIHRRVKLRTVTGMQTSGGAMILKRYDGDGMRRRLEALSDALDRVLLAGVEVAPYLRTNQGVPYMADRGGLYTIQPWLQGRHLSLKSADERKAAARALAQLHAVPAGKGSKKAFYLRVPPLSEKYRHRLERAQVATFKDPDLRDMWRPFQEQARESVVQLQGMALERALDRDLRHGSLCHRDPAPHNFMWHGEGAALIDFDLAGYDVRAHDLYQLMNHSLYLNGWEPGLFSEMIEAYERVLPLDVDNRRVLQALMLYPSLVIREWYDFGKTGKRDSLRVRLAWAQIQEEKRRSQVCFL; encoded by the coding sequence TTGATCGCGAAGTTGGAACAGGGCTTCGGACTCCGCATCCACCGCCGTGTGAAACTGCGCACCGTCACGGGCATGCAGACATCCGGCGGCGCGATGATCCTGAAACGCTATGACGGGGACGGGATGCGCAGACGTTTGGAAGCGCTGTCGGACGCCTTGGATCGCGTGTTGTTGGCAGGCGTCGAAGTGGCACCCTACTTGCGCACAAACCAAGGAGTTCCCTATATGGCCGATCGCGGTGGGCTCTACACGATCCAACCGTGGCTTCAAGGCCGGCATCTGTCGCTCAAATCAGCGGATGAACGCAAGGCAGCCGCCCGTGCGTTGGCTCAGTTGCATGCCGTTCCGGCGGGCAAGGGCAGCAAAAAAGCGTTCTATCTGCGCGTCCCGCCCTTGTCGGAAAAGTACCGCCATCGTCTCGAACGGGCACAGGTTGCCACGTTCAAAGACCCGGATTTGCGCGACATGTGGCGTCCGTTTCAAGAACAGGCTCGTGAATCGGTCGTTCAGCTCCAAGGCATGGCGTTGGAACGGGCACTCGACCGCGACTTGCGCCACGGTTCGCTTTGTCACCGCGACCCGGCCCCGCATAATTTTATGTGGCACGGGGAGGGCGCGGCGCTGATTGATTTCGATCTGGCGGGGTACGACGTGCGGGCGCACGATCTCTACCAACTGATGAACCATTCTCTGTATCTGAACGGGTGGGAGCCGGGCTTGTTCTCCGAAATGATCGAGGCGTATGAGCGGGTCTTGCCGCTGGACGTTGACAACCGCCGTGTTCTGCAAGCGCTGATGCTCTATCCCTCGCTTGTCATCCGCGAATGGTACGACTTTGGCAAGACGGGCAAACGCGACTCGCTGCGGGTTCGGCTCGCTTGGGCACAGATCCAAGAAGAGAAACGACGGTCTCAAGTCTGCTTTCTATAA
- a CDS encoding CobW family GTP-binding protein — protein sequence MDVMDTRMPVTLLTGALGSGKTTLLNRILSEQHGIKFGVIVNEFGELSIDHHLVVGTDEQVVELANGCVCCTVREDLLDAISRILKKQSGIEYLVVETTGLADPRPVAQTFLHEELCEEVRLDAILTVLDAANFHENLIRSGTTIDQILAGDILLLNKVDLVSDAMRHEIKEEIGDLNPAARLLETVNGEVDLRLIIDVDVHRGGVESENAADFAGAADLGSASDDALGGDFVSFAKLSATAKTGSHLSREEISSVSFTTKYAFDYERLGEFLESLPKNIFRGKGLIWIEGYDAQLLFHLVGDRSTATLHTPWPEGPRESKLVLIGQQLDREDLLARLDACLLKN from the coding sequence ATGGACGTGATGGATACGCGCATGCCGGTGACATTGTTGACCGGAGCTTTGGGAAGTGGCAAGACGACGTTGCTCAACCGGATTCTTTCGGAGCAGCACGGAATCAAATTTGGGGTGATCGTCAACGAGTTTGGGGAGTTGTCGATCGACCATCATCTGGTGGTCGGAACGGACGAGCAGGTGGTGGAATTGGCGAACGGCTGTGTTTGTTGCACGGTGCGGGAAGATTTGTTGGATGCGATCTCGCGGATTTTGAAGAAGCAAAGCGGGATTGAGTATCTAGTGGTGGAGACGACGGGGCTGGCCGACCCTCGGCCGGTGGCGCAGACGTTTTTGCATGAAGAGCTGTGTGAAGAGGTGCGGTTGGATGCGATCTTGACGGTGCTGGATGCGGCGAACTTCCATGAGAACCTCATCCGTTCGGGGACCACAATCGACCAAATTCTTGCGGGAGATATCTTGCTGTTGAACAAAGTCGATTTGGTGAGCGACGCGATGCGACATGAAATTAAGGAAGAGATCGGCGACCTCAACCCCGCCGCCCGACTCCTCGAGACGGTAAACGGCGAGGTGGACCTCCGCCTGATCATCGACGTAGACGTGCATCGCGGGGGCGTTGAATCAGAGAACGCGGCAGACTTTGCTGGTGCGGCTGACCTTGGCAGTGCGTCTGACGATGCCTTGGGCGGCGACTTTGTTTCGTTTGCGAAGTTGTCGGCGACGGCGAAGACGGGGTCTCATCTGAGTCGTGAGGAAATTTCCTCTGTGTCGTTCACGACGAAGTATGCGTTTGACTACGAACGCCTCGGGGAATTTCTGGAGTCTCTGCCCAAGAATATCTTCCGTGGCAAAGGCTTGATCTGGATCGAAGGCTACGACGCACAACTGCTGTTCCACTTGGTCGGCGACCGCTCCACGGCAACCCTGCACACCCCGTGGCCGGAGGGTCCGCGCGAGTCCAAACTGGTCTTGATCGGCCAACAACTCGACCGCGAGGACCTGCTCGCCCGACTCGACGCCTGCCTGTTGAAAAACTGA
- a CDS encoding anti-sigma factor domain-containing protein, protein MQNKGIVMQIANEQAIVMTKDCQFRKIPFLDGMAVGLEVELPGELRSVPSTNKTKKSWYAKPWRKTSLVAASVLLAVGLWGSQSFLGETPAYAYVTVDINPSVELSIDKNQEVLAAVALNEEAEDVVRDLKLKGLSVNQAVESLAQAAQSKGFFQDKTEVIITASAAVDEEKLKQENVDLVKLEDDLVSKVKTLAVQQNPGVEVEGLLVSKEVREAAKQEGVSPGKYALYLNATSNGIDVSLDDLKKQPIHKVVDQQPQMAEVVHQMQGGQELDSLLKTLKEEGKPKLLNQGKAKGILPSGETKQSDEGQKIPPGQAKKDDNTSNKQDDSKKVEPPSQSKSNDREQNSKSNNGNNGKGSSKKDDDGHSTGKDNGKNDKSKAQQQSNSSSKNNDKNDKQSGYKKDDSRSNSNKNDHNDKKSDPKYQSQSRGYYDLHIKMPSLH, encoded by the coding sequence ATGCAAAACAAAGGGATCGTCATGCAGATCGCCAACGAACAGGCGATCGTCATGACCAAAGACTGTCAATTTCGTAAAATACCTTTCCTCGACGGGATGGCCGTCGGACTGGAAGTTGAACTTCCGGGAGAACTCCGATCGGTTCCCTCCACGAACAAAACCAAGAAGTCTTGGTACGCCAAACCTTGGCGCAAGACTTCCTTGGTCGCAGCATCCGTTCTGTTGGCGGTTGGCTTATGGGGAAGCCAATCGTTCCTCGGAGAGACGCCGGCGTACGCGTACGTCACGGTGGATATCAACCCGAGTGTAGAACTGTCGATTGACAAGAATCAGGAAGTGCTTGCAGCTGTAGCGCTCAACGAAGAAGCTGAAGATGTTGTACGCGACTTGAAACTCAAGGGCTTGTCGGTGAACCAAGCAGTAGAATCGTTGGCGCAAGCGGCGCAGAGCAAGGGCTTTTTCCAAGACAAGACCGAAGTGATCATCACCGCTTCGGCTGCGGTTGACGAGGAGAAGTTGAAGCAAGAGAACGTCGACCTCGTCAAATTGGAAGACGACTTGGTTTCCAAAGTCAAAACCCTGGCGGTCCAGCAGAACCCGGGCGTGGAGGTTGAAGGACTCCTCGTTTCCAAGGAAGTACGCGAAGCTGCCAAGCAAGAAGGAGTGTCGCCGGGCAAGTATGCACTGTACTTGAACGCGACGTCCAACGGAATTGATGTCAGCCTCGATGACCTCAAGAAACAGCCGATCCACAAAGTGGTCGACCAACAGCCGCAGATGGCGGAAGTCGTTCACCAGATGCAAGGCGGGCAAGAGCTCGACTCGCTGCTGAAGACCCTCAAGGAGGAGGGCAAACCCAAGCTCTTGAACCAAGGCAAAGCCAAGGGCATCCTCCCGTCCGGTGAAACCAAGCAGTCCGATGAGGGTCAAAAGATTCCGCCGGGCCAAGCGAAGAAGGACGACAACACCAGCAACAAGCAAGACGATTCGAAAAAAGTCGAACCCCCAAGCCAATCGAAATCGAACGACCGGGAACAAAATTCGAAATCGAACAACGGCAACAATGGCAAGGGGTCGTCCAAGAAGGACGACGATGGCCATTCTACGGGCAAGGACAACGGCAAGAACGACAAGTCCAAAGCTCAACAACAGTCCAACTCGTCGAGCAAAAACAACGACAAAAACGACAAGCAATCCGGCTACAAGAAGGACGACTCGCGCTCGAACAGCAACAAAAACGATCACAACGACAAGAAAAGTGATCCCAAGTACCAAAGCCAAAGCAGAGGTTATTATGATCTCCACATCAAGATGCCATCCTTGCACTAA
- the ruvB gene encoding Holliday junction branch migration DNA helicase RuvB, with translation MEERVLSSDYQNEDGDQETLRPRFLHEMIGQRQVRDNLKVYIEAAKMRREALDHVLFYGPPGLGKTTLSNVIANEMGVSIRTTSGPAIERPGDLAALLTNLSEGDVLFIDEIHRINRSVEEVLYPAMEDFALDIIIGKGPGARSVRLDLPPFTLIGATTRAGMLSLPLRDRFGVVSHLEYYDVADLQKIIVRSAEIFQVPILPDGALEMAKRSRGTPRIAIRLLKRVRDFAMVQGDGVISQELADHALKLIQIDSLGLDSVDHKLLLTIIDKFGGGPVGLDTIAATIGEESDTIEDVYEPYLLQIGFLQRTPRGRIVTPHGYKHFGRTPKTT, from the coding sequence TTGGAAGAGCGAGTTCTGTCATCCGATTACCAGAACGAAGATGGAGACCAAGAGACGTTGCGCCCACGGTTTTTGCACGAGATGATCGGGCAACGCCAGGTGCGCGACAATCTGAAAGTGTATATCGAAGCTGCCAAGATGCGTCGGGAAGCGCTCGACCATGTCTTGTTCTACGGCCCGCCGGGCCTTGGCAAGACCACGCTGTCGAACGTCATCGCCAACGAAATGGGTGTCAGCATACGCACCACCTCGGGGCCGGCGATTGAACGCCCCGGCGACTTGGCTGCTCTGCTCACGAACCTCTCTGAGGGGGATGTGCTGTTCATTGACGAAATACACCGGATTAACCGAAGTGTCGAAGAAGTGTTGTACCCGGCGATGGAAGACTTCGCCTTGGATATTATCATCGGCAAAGGACCGGGCGCACGCTCGGTTCGGCTGGACCTGCCGCCCTTCACGTTGATCGGGGCGACGACGAGAGCGGGGATGCTCTCGTTGCCGTTGCGTGATCGTTTTGGAGTGGTCAGCCATTTGGAATACTATGACGTTGCAGATTTGCAAAAAATCATCGTGCGATCGGCGGAGATTTTTCAAGTGCCGATCTTGCCGGACGGCGCGTTGGAGATGGCGAAGCGATCTCGGGGAACCCCGCGGATTGCCATTCGTCTGCTCAAACGCGTGCGAGACTTTGCGATGGTGCAGGGCGACGGCGTGATCTCACAGGAATTGGCGGACCACGCGCTCAAGTTGATTCAGATCGACTCGCTCGGTCTCGATTCGGTTGACCACAAGCTGTTGCTCACCATCATCGACAAGTTCGGAGGGGGTCCGGTCGGACTCGATACGATCGCGGCGACGATTGGCGAAGAGTCCGACACGATCGAAGACGTGTATGAGCCGTATCTCTTGCAAATCGGATTTTTACAGCGGACCCCGCGTGGTCGCATCGTCACCCCACATGGGTACAAACACTTCGGACGGACGCCGAAAACCACGTAA